The genomic stretch TCACACGTGAAGGCGTACTGCCGGCGGTGGACGATGTGTCGTTCTCGCTCGCGCGCGGGCGCATCCTCGGGCTGGTGGGCGAATCCGGCTCAGGCAAGTCCGTCACCGGCTTCTCGATCATGGGCCTGGTGGACCCGCCCGGCCGTGTGGTCGGCGGCGAGATCCTCTACCAGGGTCGCGATCTCACCAAGCTCGCCCCGCGCGAATTGCGCAAGCTGCAGGGCAACCGCATCGCCATGGTCTTCCAGGACCCGATGATGACGCTCAACCCCGTGCTGCGCATCGATGCCCAGATGATCGAGGCCGTGCGCGCGCACAGCAGCATGAGCCACAAGCAGGCGTGGGACCACGCGCGCGACACGCTCGGCCTGATGGGCATTCCGAGCCCCGAAGAACGGCTGCGGGCGTACCCGCATCAGCTTTCGGGCGGCATGCGCCAGCGCGTGGCGATTGCCATTGCGATGCTGCATCGGCCCGACCTGATCATTGCCGACGAACCGACCACGGCGCTGGACGTGACCATCCAGGCGCAGATCCTGTCCGAAGTGCAGAAGCTCGCGCGCATGCACGGCACGGCGCTGATCTGGATCACGCATGACCTGTCTGTCGTGGCCGGCCTGGCAGACGAGGTGGCTGTGATGTACGCCGGGCGCATCGTCGAACACGGTCCGGTTGATGCCGTGCTCGATGCCCCGCTGCACCCCTACACCATGGGCCTGATCGACAGCCTGCCCAGCGAGAACCGCCGCGGCCAGCGCCTGCGCCAAATTCCCGGGATGACGCCGAACCTGCTGTCGCTGCCGGCAGGCTGCGCGTTTGCAGCACGCTGCCCGCGCGCCACCGAGGTCTGCGGCGTCACGCCGGAAATCACGCAACCGCTGCCGGGGCGCCTCGTCCGCTGCTTCCATCCCGGCGCGCAGCACGCGTCCTCGCGGGAGGTCGCGTGAGTACGCCGCTCGTTGAACTCAAGCAGGTCAGCAAACGCTTTGGCGATCGCAAGGTCGGTGCGGGTGATCGCGTCTTGCAACGCTTTGGCCTGGCGCATCCGCCTGCAATCGTTCGTGCTGTTGATGGCGTCGACCTTGCGATCCAACCAGGTGAAGTTGTCGGCCTCGTCGGCGAATCGGGCTGCGGCAAATCCACCCTCGGCCGCATTGCTGCGGGCCTGATGCCGCCTTCGGCCGGTGAGGTGCGCGTGGACGGCAAGGCTGTCGACGCGCTCTCCGCCGAGGAAGCCCGCGCGGCCCGCCTGAAGATCCAGATGATCTTCCAGGACCCGTACGCCAGCCTCAACCCCCGCCTGCGTGTGGAAGAAATCGTTGGCGAAGCGGCGCGCGTGCATGGCCTGACCGACCGCGCCAACTTTGCCGATTATGTGGCCGCGCAGATGCAACGCGCCGGCCTGGACCCCGCCCTGCGCGACCGCTACCCGCATCAGTTCAGCGGCGGCCAGCGCCAGCGCATCGGCATTGCGCGTGCGCTGGCGGTGCAGCCTTCGATGCTGGTTTGCGACGAAGCGGTGGCAGCGTTGGACGTGTCGATCCAGGCGCAGATCCTGAACCTGTTCATGGATCTGCGCGAGCAGCTCAACCTGACCTACCTGTTCATCAGCCACGACCTGGGTGTGGTGGAACACCTGTCCGACCGGGTGGTGATCATGTACCTCGGCCGCGTGGTGGAATCGGCTCCGGCGGAGGAAGTCTTCCGCCGCCCGAACCATCCTTACACGCAGACCTTGCTGGCGGAGATTCCGCGCCTGTCGGCCCGGCACAAGACGTTTACAGCCATTCAAGGCGAGATGCCGAGCCCGCTGCATCCGCCAACGGGCTGCCATTTCCACCCGCGCTGCCCGCACGCCATGCCCCGCTGCAAGACCGAGACGCCGACGCTGCGCGGCATTGCGGTCAACCATGTCAGCGCCTGTCATTTGAACGACGCGACCTGAACGACATTCAATAAGCCAACGATTCCAAAAACAGGAAATGGGAACCCACGTGAAACGCCTCCTTGCCTCGTCGCTTGCTGTTGCACTGTTTGCAGCTGCCGGCGCTGTCAGCGCGCAAACCCTGAACATCGCCTTTGCCGATCCGCTCTCATCGCTCGACCCGCAGTTGAACAATCACGCAGGCGACCGCTCCGTCGACGTGCACTTCTGGGATCTGCTGGTCGAGAACAAGTGGAACAAGCTGCAGCCCGGTTTGGCCCTGTCATGGAAGACGCTGGACCCGAAGACGTGGGAATTCAAGCTGCGCCCGAACGTGAAATGGCACGACGGCCAGCCGTTCACGGCGGACGACGTCATCTTCTCGTACCAGCGCGCGCGCAGCGTGCCGGGCAGCGTGGCAACGTTCGCGGGCTATCTGCGCACCGTGGAGTCCGTCACGGCCAAAGACCCGCTCACGCTCATCATCAAGACGACCATCCCGAGCCCCGACTTGCCGCTGAACCTGGCATCCGTGCACATCGTCAGCAAGCACGTGGGTGAGAAGTCTTCCACC from Ralstonia pickettii encodes the following:
- a CDS encoding ABC transporter ATP-binding protein → MSTPLVELKQVSKRFGDRKVGAGDRVLQRFGLAHPPAIVRAVDGVDLAIQPGEVVGLVGESGCGKSTLGRIAAGLMPPSAGEVRVDGKAVDALSAEEARAARLKIQMIFQDPYASLNPRLRVEEIVGEAARVHGLTDRANFADYVAAQMQRAGLDPALRDRYPHQFSGGQRQRIGIARALAVQPSMLVCDEAVAALDVSIQAQILNLFMDLREQLNLTYLFISHDLGVVEHLSDRVVIMYLGRVVESAPAEEVFRRPNHPYTQTLLAEIPRLSARHKTFTAIQGEMPSPLHPPTGCHFHPRCPHAMPRCKTETPTLRGIAVNHVSACHLNDAT
- a CDS encoding ABC transporter ATP-binding protein — protein: MTASTNATTLEVRNLRTHFFTREGVLPAVDDVSFSLARGRILGLVGESGSGKSVTGFSIMGLVDPPGRVVGGEILYQGRDLTKLAPRELRKLQGNRIAMVFQDPMMTLNPVLRIDAQMIEAVRAHSSMSHKQAWDHARDTLGLMGIPSPEERLRAYPHQLSGGMRQRVAIAIAMLHRPDLIIADEPTTALDVTIQAQILSEVQKLARMHGTALIWITHDLSVVAGLADEVAVMYAGRIVEHGPVDAVLDAPLHPYTMGLIDSLPSENRRGQRLRQIPGMTPNLLSLPAGCAFAARCPRATEVCGVTPEITQPLPGRLVRCFHPGAQHASSREVA